A region of Paenibacillus thiaminolyticus DNA encodes the following proteins:
- a CDS encoding BglG family transcription antiterminator: protein MKSSNRLVLLYQYLVEHNDWMTAQQLAAVLSCSVSTIRKDLKTLKSFLPDTWFLESQRGKGIRLNRPSNQPILPFAHVVSDTDILQNLIRYLIHNETGCTLTELSRKLFYSVSAISKMMRILKQKLKKYHLKLDTKPVKISGDEFHLRQFYFDYYLNTNCTAPIQQETLTSIRTLMKTIEQTGGFKFSDISYIQLPIVFSVWQGRLCKKKFITNCPSVFYELGEPLRWMIPIIERHLKILHIRASSHELHYGAALLLGVPRSEGKIVEVLEPCYIDSVCKVIQYMEEKTRFPFSDDNILLQQVYDYSKHARIRWITGIHSYANQHAIKIKKCEFTLFTLIHEAMHQYFHYTDSIRDDDVADITMFFVASKQGYRMQQKEKTILLYVNEIGVMRYVKLKLLENICGLVKIMTAHHVHEMEHFASNKNIDVIVTTNQQNYTLLTNGIPVIHIGPIPTSNDFNIIKDTLKM from the coding sequence GTGAAATCTTCAAATCGACTTGTTCTTTTATACCAATATTTAGTTGAACATAATGATTGGATGACAGCTCAACAATTAGCCGCGGTGCTGAGCTGTTCTGTTAGCACGATAAGAAAAGATCTTAAAACGCTAAAGTCTTTTTTGCCGGATACTTGGTTCCTGGAAAGCCAAAGGGGCAAGGGGATTCGCCTGAATCGTCCCTCTAACCAGCCTATTTTACCATTCGCACATGTCGTAAGTGATACCGATATACTTCAAAATCTAATAAGATATCTCATCCATAATGAGACAGGGTGTACATTGACAGAACTCAGCCGAAAGTTATTTTATAGTGTCAGTGCAATCAGTAAAATGATGAGGATATTAAAGCAAAAGTTGAAAAAATACCATCTAAAATTAGATACAAAACCAGTAAAAATTAGTGGAGATGAGTTTCATTTACGACAGTTTTATTTTGACTATTATCTAAATACGAACTGTACGGCTCCTATCCAACAAGAAACGTTAACATCGATACGCACGCTTATGAAAACAATTGAACAAACTGGAGGATTCAAGTTTTCTGACATTTCTTACATACAACTTCCGATTGTCTTTTCTGTTTGGCAAGGCCGCCTTTGTAAAAAAAAGTTCATCACAAATTGTCCCTCTGTTTTTTATGAATTAGGTGAGCCGCTTCGATGGATGATCCCCATTATTGAAAGACATTTAAAAATTCTTCATATTAGGGCAAGCTCTCATGAATTACATTATGGGGCAGCACTGCTGCTCGGTGTGCCACGAAGCGAAGGCAAAATAGTAGAAGTGTTAGAGCCATGTTATATCGATTCTGTATGTAAAGTGATTCAATACATGGAAGAGAAAACGCGTTTTCCATTTTCCGACGATAACATTTTATTGCAACAAGTATATGATTATTCTAAACATGCAAGGATAAGATGGATTACAGGAATTCATAGTTATGCCAATCAACATGCGATAAAGATAAAAAAGTGTGAATTCACTCTCTTTACCTTAATCCATGAGGCCATGCATCAATACTTTCATTATACAGATTCAATTAGGGATGATGATGTAGCAGACATTACGATGTTCTTTGTTGCCAGCAAGCAAGGATATAGAATGCAGCAAAAAGAAAAAACGATATTATTGTATGTAAATGAAATCGGCGTGATGAGATATGTCAAGCTGAAGTTGCTTGAAAATATTTGCGGACTCGTCAAAATTATGACTGCACATCACGTCCACGAGATGGAACACTTTGCCTCCAATAAAAATATAGATGTCATCGTGACGACCAATCAGCAAAATTATACTCTATTAACTAATGGGATTCCTGTCATCCATATCGGGCCAATCCCAACCAGCAATGATTTCAATATCATAAAAGATACATTAAAAATGTAG